In Oceanotoga teriensis, the genomic window CTCCATTTTTATTATAATTTTACCATTTTTCTTTTATTTAGTTATTAAAAGCTTTTTAACATTAATAGTTAACATTAAAACTGAAATATTTTAATTTTTTAAATTTTTATGATATAATATGATTGAAAATAGGTATAGGGGGTATAATATGAAAAAATATTATGAATTTAAAGAAATATCACCAAGACATTTTTATTCAAGAACGGCATCAGAACATGATATACATGTTGATGCAGGAAAAGAAATAGGTGGAGGAGATACTGCAGCAAGACCATTTGAATATCTTATGACAGGACTTGCAGGTTGTTCTGGAATAGATGTTTCTATGATACTTGAGAAGATGAAAGTTGAATATGAAGAATTCAATATAAAAATAGATGCAGATAGAAGAGATGAGGATCCAGGAATATTCGAAACTATTCATATGGTCTACGAGTTTAAGGGAGATAATTTACCTATAGATAAACTTGAAAGAGCTGTTAAACTCTCTCAAGAAAAATATTGTGGAGCAGCAGCAATATTTAAAGCTTCAGCAAAATTAACTTATGAAATAAAAGTAATAAATTAATTTCAAATAAAAGCATCCTTTTTTGTTTATTTAATATGAATAAATTTACAAATGGGGATGCTTTTTGCATTCAATAAATAATAGATGAAAGGATATCATTAAATGATTAACTATTATGGAAATTTATGTACAAAAATGTATGAAATATTGCACCCTTATGTAGAAGAAGAGGAATTGCAATTTTATTTGAGCTATGCAAAACAAAATAAGAAAATATTAGAACCTCTTTGTGGAAGTGGAAGATTTGTTGTGCCATTTTATGAAAAAGGTTTTGATATTACAGGATTTGATATGTCCGAAGAAATGTTAAAAGAATTATATAAAAAAGTTCCAAATGTAAAAAGCTTTAAGAGCTCCATGGAAAATTATCAACCAAAAG contains:
- a CDS encoding OsmC family protein, which translates into the protein MKKYYEFKEISPRHFYSRTASEHDIHVDAGKEIGGGDTAARPFEYLMTGLAGCSGIDVSMILEKMKVEYEEFNIKIDADRRDEDPGIFETIHMVYEFKGDNLPIDKLERAVKLSQEKYCGAAAIFKASAKLTYEIKVIN